From the genome of Pirellulales bacterium, one region includes:
- a CDS encoding phosphatase PAP2 family protein: MLDDDAMQLQTVAGRIGPLFAPNEEIADGLTLVQRAFARLDQREQWLVELLVRSSDYPLLNSFRRAINWLGNGWLYLFATVAVLIWQGKSGIRPVLAAACAAGCAVVFYTSLKPLLGRLRPRDADPLLRLPIEPMDKYSCPSGHCMSATAIAVPLLASFPQFQAAILSLGILIAWSRLACGHHYLSDVLLGIGLGVLVSMPICGLIL; the protein is encoded by the coding sequence ATGTTGGACGACGACGCAATGCAGCTTCAAACGGTCGCCGGTCGGATCGGGCCGCTGTTTGCTCCGAACGAGGAAATCGCCGATGGTCTGACGTTGGTGCAGCGTGCATTTGCCCGGCTCGACCAGCGCGAGCAATGGCTCGTAGAACTCTTGGTTCGATCCTCCGACTACCCGCTTCTCAACTCGTTTCGCCGGGCGATAAATTGGCTTGGCAACGGCTGGCTCTACTTGTTTGCAACGGTTGCGGTGTTGATTTGGCAAGGAAAAAGCGGCATTCGCCCCGTGCTTGCCGCGGCCTGTGCGGCCGGGTGTGCGGTTGTGTTTTACACATCGCTCAAACCGCTTTTGGGCCGCTTGCGTCCACGCGACGCCGATCCGCTGCTGCGGCTCCCGATCGAACCGATGGACAAGTATTCGTGCCCGAGCGGGCATTGCATGAGTGCGACAGCGATTGCCGTGCCGCTGCTGGCGAGCTTTCCCCAATTCCAGGCGGCGATTCTTTCGCTGGGCATATTGATTGCCTGGTCGCGGCTTGCCTGCGGGCATCATTACCTGAGCGACGTTTTGCTTGGCATCGGGTTGGGTGTCTTGGTGTCGATGCCGATTTGCGGCTTGATTCTTTGA
- a CDS encoding double zinc ribbon domain-containing protein, protein MARLRTPQESRMPNGGTTQHLLDIRHPYFGFRVSLDIHASTFVSSSFMAQIAMTARRWLRRVGAVVSAAGADLVYPAECAFCRADIAAAADRIMLCANCRQDLAPPRTACPRCGAAVSENLSLAVMAVPGANGAEAKPVIDGNQCCNQCRDVPFAFERLIALGDYRAALRSAVLQMKKPAGEPLAVAMGRLLAAECRKAFDEFAPTAIVAVPMHWTRRIVRGTNSPELLASAVGRALHVSVMWRGLRRCRRTVHQNELLPEDRVENVSGAFRAGLGRRFRRRRVLLIDDVLTTGATGSEAARVVRDAGAAAVAVAVLARAERRMRR, encoded by the coding sequence ATGGCTCGATTACGAACGCCGCAAGAATCCCGAATGCCAAATGGCGGCACAACCCAGCACCTGCTAGACATCAGGCATCCGTATTTCGGATTTCGGGTTTCATTAGACATTCATGCTTCGACATTCGTTAGTTCGTCGTTTATGGCCCAGATCGCAATGACGGCACGGCGGTGGCTGCGGCGCGTGGGCGCGGTCGTCAGCGCGGCGGGGGCAGATTTGGTTTATCCGGCCGAGTGCGCATTTTGCCGCGCGGACATCGCTGCTGCCGCCGATCGCATCATGCTCTGCGCGAATTGCCGCCAGGACCTGGCGCCGCCGCGGACGGCTTGTCCGAGGTGCGGAGCGGCCGTGTCTGAGAACCTATCGCTCGCAGTCATGGCCGTGCCGGGTGCAAACGGCGCCGAAGCGAAGCCTGTCATCGACGGCAATCAGTGCTGCAATCAATGCCGGGATGTGCCGTTTGCATTCGAGCGGCTCATCGCGCTCGGCGATTATCGCGCTGCGCTCCGCTCGGCCGTATTGCAAATGAAAAAACCGGCAGGCGAACCGTTGGCGGTCGCAATGGGAAGGCTTCTGGCGGCCGAGTGTCGAAAGGCCTTCGATGAATTCGCTCCGACGGCAATCGTCGCGGTGCCGATGCATTGGACGCGGCGGATCGTCCGTGGCACGAATAGTCCGGAGTTGTTGGCTTCCGCCGTGGGACGCGCGCTGCACGTGAGCGTGATGTGGCGTGGCCTACGCCGCTGTCGCCGCACGGTGCACCAAAATGAGCTCTTGCCGGAGGATCGGGTGGAAAATGTTTCGGGAGCGTTTCGCGCGGGGCTCGGAAGAAGGTTTCGCAGACGCCGCGTCTTACTGATCGACGACGTGCTAACCACCGGCGCGACCGGCAGCGAGGCGGCACGGGTCGTGCGCGATGCTGGCGCCGCGGCGGTGGCGGTGGCCGTTTTGGCGCGAGCCGAGAGGCGCATGCGGCGGTGA
- the ffh gene encoding signal recognition particle protein encodes MFEALEDGLKNAIRTLRGRGKLTEANMREGMALVERALLEADVSYPVVKKFVADVTEEAVGERVLKSIDPDVQVFGVVHRELIKLMGPVDHSLHLKPDTTVLMLCGLQGSGKTTTCGKLGRLLKDRGKPPLLVAADLQRPAAIQQLHVLGEQLGIPVYSEPGATDPVQVCNNAVKKARGEGIQVVILDTAGRLHIDDDLMQQLKQIDKLVKPEQVYLVVDGMTGQDAVNSAQAFNEAMTLDGVIMTKLDGDARGGAALSVKAVTGVPIKFIGTGEHLDALEEFHPDRMAGRILGQGDILTLFEQAQKKMDQAQLAAQQADLRKGEFTLDTFRQMMGQMRRMGPLGKIMGMIPGMGAMKDMLGGTDVDGEMTRLFAIIDSMTPSERRNPSKVVDPSRRRRIAAGAGVEPHEVNDLVKQFDSMAGIMKKVAGMSPRDQMREVQALQQNPHARLAKTKQGTGKRLTPEERRKLKKQREKELRKRK; translated from the coding sequence ATGTTCGAAGCCCTCGAAGACGGCCTGAAAAACGCTATCCGCACCCTGCGCGGTCGCGGCAAGCTCACCGAAGCGAACATGCGCGAGGGCATGGCGCTTGTCGAGCGGGCCCTGCTCGAAGCCGACGTCAGCTATCCGGTCGTCAAGAAATTCGTCGCTGATGTGACGGAAGAAGCTGTCGGCGAACGGGTTCTGAAATCGATCGATCCCGACGTGCAAGTATTCGGCGTCGTGCATCGTGAACTGATCAAGCTGATGGGCCCGGTGGACCATTCGCTCCACTTGAAACCCGACACCACCGTGCTGATGCTCTGCGGCCTGCAGGGCTCCGGCAAGACGACCACCTGCGGCAAGCTCGGCCGGTTGCTCAAGGATCGCGGCAAGCCGCCGCTGCTCGTGGCCGCCGACTTGCAGCGCCCGGCTGCCATCCAGCAATTGCATGTGCTCGGGGAGCAGCTCGGCATCCCGGTTTATTCCGAACCCGGGGCGACCGACCCGGTGCAGGTGTGCAACAACGCCGTGAAAAAGGCCCGCGGCGAGGGAATCCAGGTCGTCATCCTCGACACCGCCGGCCGGCTGCACATCGACGACGATTTGATGCAGCAGTTGAAGCAGATCGACAAGCTCGTGAAGCCGGAACAGGTGTACCTGGTGGTCGACGGCATGACGGGCCAGGATGCCGTCAACAGTGCCCAGGCATTCAACGAGGCGATGACGCTCGACGGCGTCATCATGACCAAGCTCGACGGCGATGCCCGCGGCGGCGCCGCACTGTCGGTCAAGGCCGTCACCGGTGTGCCGATCAAGTTCATCGGCACCGGCGAGCATCTCGACGCTCTCGAGGAATTCCACCCCGATCGGATGGCGGGCCGAATCCTCGGCCAAGGCGATATTCTGACGCTCTTCGAGCAGGCTCAGAAGAAAATGGATCAAGCGCAGCTCGCGGCCCAACAGGCCGACCTGCGCAAAGGCGAATTTACGCTCGACACCTTCCGGCAAATGATGGGGCAAATGCGGCGCATGGGCCCGCTGGGAAAGATCATGGGCATGATCCCCGGCATGGGCGCCATGAAAGACATGCTCGGCGGCACCGATGTCGACGGCGAGATGACTCGTCTGTTCGCCATTATCGATTCGATGACCCCTTCCGAGCGGCGGAATCCGAGCAAAGTGGTCGATCCAAGCCGCCGGCGGCGAATCGCGGCCGGAGCCGGCGTCGAGCCCCACGAAGTCAATGATTTGGTCAAGCAATTCGACAGCATGGCCGGCATCATGAAGAAAGTGGCCGGCATGAGCCCGCGAGACCAGATGCGGGAAGTGCAGGCGCTGCAGCAAAACCCGCATGCCCGGCTCGCCAAGACCAAGCAAGGCACCGGCAAACGCTTGACGCCCGAAGAACGGCGGAAACTGAAAAAACAGCGCGAAAAAGAACTTCGCAAGCGAAAATAG
- the rpsP gene encoding 30S ribosomal protein S16 produces MAVRIRMKRFGRKHRSFFRICATDSRAPRDGRVIEELGTYDPSVVDTDARAVMNGERLKYWLSVGAQPSDRVRTLIKKYGLEGTHVKNQQAALEKLKGPKAIPDPGPPAFVLQPKKEKGAAAEPAVSESAPAAENAAAESATPQSEAAPPQPAAQ; encoded by the coding sequence GTGGCAGTTCGAATTCGAATGAAGCGTTTTGGCCGCAAACATCGGTCGTTTTTCCGCATTTGCGCTACCGATTCCCGTGCTCCGCGAGATGGTCGCGTTATCGAGGAACTGGGAACTTACGATCCATCGGTCGTCGATACCGATGCCCGAGCCGTGATGAACGGCGAACGGTTGAAATACTGGCTCAGCGTCGGCGCACAGCCGTCGGACCGCGTGCGAACGCTCATCAAGAAATACGGCCTGGAAGGAACGCACGTCAAGAACCAGCAGGCTGCGTTAGAAAAGCTCAAGGGGCCAAAGGCGATTCCCGACCCCGGCCCTCCGGCATTCGTGCTTCAGCCAAAAAAGGAAAAGGGCGCTGCTGCAGAACCGGCCGTCTCCGAATCCGCTCCGGCGGCGGAGAATGCTGCTGCCGAATCGGCCACTCCGCAAAGTGAAGCTGCTCCGCCACAGCCCGCCGCGCAATAG
- the trmD gene encoding tRNA (guanosine(37)-N1)-methyltransferase TrmD, translated as MRFDVLSLFPEILSGYLGQSLLKLAIERGLVDVRLHNIRDWAKDKHRTVDDRPYGGGPGMILKVEPVVDCVEAVRSQSSDGGHLVMLSPRGRRLTQPIVEELAGHKRLLLLCGRYEGFDDRVRQILDPEELSIGDYVLGGGEVPAMVVIDAVVRLVPGVLGDERSPRDDSFSGADRMLEFAQFTRPREFRGLGIPDVLLGGNHEEIARWRKEQSLKTTAERRSDLLPRLETRPASQ; from the coding sequence ATGCGATTCGACGTTCTATCGCTGTTTCCCGAAATTCTATCGGGCTACTTGGGCCAAAGCTTGCTCAAACTGGCGATCGAACGGGGTTTGGTCGATGTCCGGCTGCACAATATCCGCGATTGGGCCAAAGACAAGCATCGCACGGTCGATGATCGCCCCTACGGCGGCGGCCCCGGCATGATTCTCAAAGTTGAGCCGGTCGTCGATTGCGTCGAGGCGGTGCGTTCGCAGTCGTCCGATGGCGGGCATTTAGTGATGCTCAGCCCGCGAGGCCGGCGGCTGACGCAACCGATCGTCGAAGAATTGGCCGGCCACAAGCGCCTGCTGTTGCTGTGCGGGCGGTATGAGGGCTTCGACGATCGCGTGCGGCAGATTCTCGACCCCGAGGAATTGTCGATCGGCGATTATGTGTTGGGCGGGGGCGAAGTGCCGGCAATGGTCGTCATCGACGCCGTGGTGCGATTGGTGCCGGGCGTGTTGGGCGATGAACGCAGCCCGCGCGACGACTCGTTTTCCGGCGCGGATCGAATGCTGGAATTCGCCCAATTCACACGTCCCCGGGAATTTCGTGGCCTGGGTATCCCGGACGTGCTCCTTGGGGGAAATCACGAGGAAATCGCTCGTTGGCGGAAGGAGCAGAGCCTGAAGACCACCGCCGAACGCCGATCGGATCTGCTACCCCGCCTTGAAACGAGGCCCGCGAGTCAGTAA
- the rplS gene encoding 50S ribosomal protein L19, which yields MSQQILALVEKSSLKTEVPQFAIGDTVDVHTRILEGEKERIQIFNGVVIARNGSGTRAMFTVRRIVQGEGVERKFPLHSPKIAKIEVKRSGVVRRAKLYFLRDRIGKAVRLRERRDTSES from the coding sequence ATGAGTCAGCAAATATTGGCCCTGGTCGAAAAGAGCAGTCTGAAGACCGAGGTGCCGCAATTCGCCATCGGCGACACGGTCGATGTTCACACCAGAATTCTCGAAGGCGAGAAGGAACGGATTCAGATTTTCAACGGAGTCGTGATCGCCCGCAACGGTTCGGGAACCCGCGCGATGTTCACCGTGCGCCGGATCGTGCAGGGAGAAGGAGTGGAGCGAAAGTTTCCCCTCCATTCGCCGAAGATCGCGAAGATCGAAGTCAAACGGTCGGGCGTGGTCCGCCGCGCAAAGCTTTATTTCCTTCGCGACCGCATCGGAAAAGCGGTCCGATTGCGCGAACGCCGCGATACATCCGAGTCGTAG
- a CDS encoding YraN family protein, producing the protein MRWPRVVQAWWRHAFGPKTLGQRGEAAAAQYLKRLGYKIVGRGTHIGRGELDIIAIDGRRVVFVEVKTRDSSVAGEPHEAVDRNKQERLTRLALVYLKRYGLLDYPARFDVVSIIWPSQARRPTIEHIKNAFEATGRGQMFS; encoded by the coding sequence ATGCGTTGGCCCCGGGTCGTGCAAGCGTGGTGGCGACATGCGTTCGGCCCGAAAACGCTGGGCCAACGCGGCGAAGCGGCAGCCGCGCAATATCTAAAGCGGCTCGGCTACAAGATCGTCGGCCGCGGCACGCACATCGGTCGCGGCGAGCTCGATATCATTGCCATCGATGGCCGCAGGGTCGTGTTCGTCGAAGTGAAAACACGCGATTCGTCCGTGGCGGGCGAACCACACGAAGCCGTCGATCGCAATAAGCAAGAACGGCTGACGCGGCTTGCTTTGGTCTATTTGAAACGCTACGGCTTGTTGGACTATCCGGCCCGTTTCGATGTCGTCTCGATCATTTGGCCAAGTCAGGCCAGGCGGCCTACAATCGAACACATCAAGAACGCTTTCGAGGCCACCGGCCGCGGCCAGATGTTCAGCTAA
- a CDS encoding response regulator, whose protein sequence is MNLDQATFAAVEPSHEPIGKQFVPSPTLLCIDDDPEISRAIQLHLRSFGVEVIRAYSGIHGYWLAVTNKPDAIITDLGMPQGRGEYVLESLKANSKTAHIPVIVLTGERNAALARRLTDIGAAAILKKPVEFQELLRILTTHLALEEAI, encoded by the coding sequence ATGAATCTCGATCAAGCCACGTTTGCTGCCGTTGAACCCTCGCACGAACCGATCGGAAAGCAGTTCGTACCCTCGCCAACACTGCTGTGCATCGACGACGACCCCGAAATCTCCCGGGCCATCCAACTCCACTTGCGGTCCTTCGGCGTCGAGGTAATCCGGGCATATTCGGGAATTCACGGCTATTGGCTTGCCGTTACGAACAAACCTGACGCCATCATCACCGACCTGGGAATGCCGCAAGGACGAGGCGAGTACGTTCTTGAATCGCTCAAGGCGAATTCCAAGACGGCGCACATTCCCGTCATCGTCCTGACGGGAGAGCGCAATGCGGCGTTGGCTCGAAGACTGACGGACATCGGCGCTGCCGCGATACTGAAGAAACCGGTTGAATTTCAGGAACTATTGCGCATTCTGACCACCCATCTCGCATTGGAAGAGGCGATCTAA
- a CDS encoding ATP-binding protein: protein MKEQIRVLLVEDNEGHAQLIQTALRRARPHYEVHHAVCVADALKAICARPIDVALVDLTLPDSSGTATVAAIRGGCRDLPIIVLTSLADDEMALGVLDEGAQDYLAKDTMNPDGLARSIRYAVHRQRSVSENERLVKDLQESREQLEKKNRRVSKLYRTAHRFVDNVSHEFRTPLTVVKEYVSLMREGLLGPLNDEQRRFLDVVNDRADDLNHMVDDMLDVSKLEAGILTIYRTNDRLASIVRHVRVGLERRAALKDVELQIAIDDNLPAVFCDGEKIGRVIVNLVVNAIKFCGSPGRVRLDAQLNERDGEIVVNVSDNGQGISQKDLQVIFRRFKQLGPNPRGSTKGFGLGLSIAKELVRLNLGEMSVESSVGRGSTFSFTVPLDIPKEVMRRHLRRLQAHRSEGKTVSLVLVSVDSAIDPDSIGDLTMFLSGSLRRNDLLFYRGNARWLIVLPISESDLDAFFSRLRQAAADSNRNRFGQPLPTLEMNVLGNWSVDDDVNEMIASLENEAKAFEAIS from the coding sequence ATGAAGGAGCAAATACGCGTTCTCTTGGTCGAGGACAATGAAGGCCATGCGCAATTGATCCAGACTGCGCTGCGCCGCGCAAGGCCTCACTACGAAGTCCATCATGCCGTGTGCGTGGCCGACGCGTTGAAAGCAATCTGCGCGCGACCGATCGACGTTGCTCTGGTGGACCTCACGCTGCCGGATAGCAGCGGAACGGCGACCGTCGCCGCGATCCGAGGCGGCTGCCGAGATCTTCCCATCATCGTACTGACTTCGCTGGCAGACGATGAAATGGCGCTGGGCGTGTTGGACGAAGGCGCGCAAGATTATCTGGCGAAGGACACGATGAATCCCGACGGGCTTGCTCGCTCGATCCGCTATGCTGTCCATCGGCAGCGAAGCGTCTCTGAAAACGAGAGGCTCGTCAAGGATCTTCAAGAATCGCGGGAACAGCTTGAAAAGAAAAATCGCCGCGTCAGCAAGTTGTATCGCACGGCGCATCGCTTTGTCGACAACGTCTCGCACGAATTCCGCACGCCGCTGACGGTCGTCAAGGAATACGTCTCCCTGATGCGCGAAGGATTGCTCGGGCCGTTGAACGACGAGCAACGCCGCTTCCTCGACGTCGTCAACGACCGCGCCGACGATTTGAATCATATGGTCGACGATATGCTCGACGTCAGCAAGCTCGAAGCCGGCATTCTCACCATCTATCGAACGAACGATCGGCTCGCAAGTATTGTGCGTCACGTGCGAGTAGGCTTGGAGCGGCGCGCGGCCCTCAAGGATGTCGAACTTCAAATTGCGATCGACGACAACCTTCCGGCGGTCTTTTGCGACGGCGAAAAAATCGGTCGAGTGATCGTCAACCTGGTGGTGAATGCGATCAAGTTTTGCGGCAGCCCGGGCCGGGTACGACTCGACGCCCAATTGAACGAGCGCGACGGGGAAATTGTCGTCAACGTCTCGGATAACGGACAAGGCATCTCTCAAAAGGACCTCCAGGTCATCTTTCGCCGCTTCAAGCAACTGGGGCCAAATCCGCGGGGCAGTACGAAAGGCTTCGGACTCGGCCTGAGCATCGCCAAAGAATTGGTCCGGCTAAATCTCGGAGAAATGTCGGTCGAAAGCAGCGTCGGACGGGGAAGCACCTTTTCGTTCACCGTGCCTCTGGACATTCCGAAGGAGGTCATGCGGCGCCATCTCCGACGCCTTCAGGCACATCGGAGCGAAGGGAAAACCGTTTCTCTCGTATTGGTGTCGGTCGATTCCGCGATCGATCCCGATTCCATCGGGGATCTGACGATGTTTCTCAGCGGCTCGCTGCGCCGAAACGACTTGCTGTTTTATCGCGGCAATGCCCGATGGCTCATCGTGCTGCCGATTTCCGAATCGGATTTAGACGCCTTCTTCAGCCGGCTCCGGCAGGCCGCGGCCGACTCGAATCGCAACCGGTTCGGCCAACCCTTGCCGACGCTGGAAATGAATGTCCTGGGCAATTGGAGCGTCGACGACGACGTGAATGAAATGATTGCTTCTTTGGAAAATGAAGCCAAAGCATTCGAGGCAATATCATGA
- a CDS encoding response regulator, which translates to MTAARNILIIESDPAIAEGIAMRIRGAGFRTRWTTTALAGRRAIRELRPDLIVLDLELPHRAARKMLIALQHCRHTRGMPVVGSFTDRRPAWCRRTLGIGNCVRKPFEASSLHEAVANSFKRSESRFHASLPRSRAVRIDMPEAKHVLLIDDDRDIVTGACMRLRAAGYSVVSVGDGEQGVAAAASLHPDAIVLDVQMPRMNGMTALSRLKAGVETCHIPVVMLSASLSEQTAALDAGARFYLRKPYQAQTLLAALDAAVGSGDTSSKRPEEIETCPS; encoded by the coding sequence ATGACGGCTGCCCGTAATATCTTGATCATCGAGTCCGATCCGGCCATCGCCGAAGGCATCGCGATGCGCATTCGCGGAGCTGGATTCCGCACCCGCTGGACAACCACGGCTCTGGCCGGACGGCGGGCCATTCGAGAGCTGCGGCCCGATCTGATCGTGCTCGATCTTGAATTGCCGCACCGCGCCGCACGGAAAATGCTGATCGCGCTTCAACACTGCCGGCACACGCGAGGCATGCCGGTCGTCGGCTCCTTTACCGATCGCCGTCCGGCGTGGTGCCGCCGAACACTTGGAATCGGCAACTGTGTCAGAAAGCCCTTCGAAGCGTCTTCTCTGCACGAAGCCGTCGCAAACAGCTTCAAGCGCAGCGAGTCGCGGTTCCATGCATCGTTACCTCGTTCCCGAGCGGTGAGAATCGATATGCCAGAAGCCAAACACGTGCTGTTGATTGACGACGATCGAGACATCGTAACGGGGGCCTGCATGCGACTCAGAGCCGCCGGATATTCCGTCGTCTCCGTCGGTGATGGCGAACAAGGCGTTGCGGCCGCCGCGTCGTTGCACCCCGATGCGATCGTCCTCGACGTGCAAATGCCCCGCATGAACGGCATGACGGCACTCAGTCGGCTGAAGGCGGGCGTGGAGACCTGTCATATCCCGGTAGTAATGCTTTCAGCGAGCCTTTCCGAGCAAACGGCCGCGCTGGACGCGGGCGCACGCTTCTACCTGAGAAAGCCCTATCAAGCGCAGACCCTGCTGGCGGCGCTCGATGCGGCAGTTGGCTCCGGCGACACATCGTCCAAGAGACCTGAGGAGATCGAAACATGTCCGTCATGA
- a CDS encoding hybrid sensor histidine kinase/response regulator, with the protein MSVMTIEAPPTEGVVRVLLLGAGMRESQHVESALSDPCHGHFSVTWKQSIADTADSNIADLFDVVLIILPDDQPRAAAAAPLEQAATKVPVVFLGNPEADSDPDRAGGEFLQLEKIEDGSLARTIRYVVERQRLAHELREAQRTRAEKESYFKGQLQNAMSARDASNRLIDALAHESRTPLTVVQEYCSLVRDGLAGPVTDEQRQYLGIAMSRVADLGCLLNDFVDASWLDSGTHRLRPKPVRLVEVVDRLEAALLPKATAGHVRIEFRVSRDMPDVYCDPELIGRVIASLAGHAIRSACEEGVVRIWAEAMPDQRQVIVAVANLPTGAGAENRGLIPPPSGIVSEGDAGQVAPTCFSIAMAKTLVRASLSELRMQRNGDQAAAYYFALPEADPEAVTACYIRNRNRGDGGLAAVAIILVSLDEDAGNTASDGLDELLFNTIVGSDLVFRLEACQWILVVDATSQEPQAIADRVREAWLQSYCGRAKQPPEILLQVKATYHIPTKADETTMATDEHAFSLTPREPSKPCILLVDDDRSIVDALRIRLSLSGYEVLTAHDGMQGLFLASERRPSLILLDIRMPVMDGLTMLTRMRDSETTRHIPVVILSASHDDRQRALELGAYFFLEKPYDPNVLKIMIASILRSPVSRQARVAPPAVAARPGVRESRSPA; encoded by the coding sequence ATGTCCGTCATGACCATCGAAGCACCGCCGACCGAGGGCGTCGTCCGTGTCCTGCTATTGGGCGCCGGCATGCGCGAATCGCAGCATGTCGAAAGCGCCTTGAGCGATCCATGTCATGGACACTTCTCGGTCACCTGGAAGCAAAGCATCGCCGATACGGCCGATTCGAACATCGCCGACTTGTTCGACGTCGTTCTGATAATCTTGCCCGACGATCAACCGCGGGCGGCTGCCGCGGCGCCACTCGAGCAAGCCGCAACGAAGGTGCCGGTCGTTTTTCTGGGCAATCCGGAAGCCGATTCCGATCCCGATCGAGCCGGCGGCGAGTTTCTGCAGCTTGAAAAGATCGAGGATGGATCTCTTGCAAGAACGATTCGCTATGTCGTCGAACGCCAGCGGCTGGCGCACGAATTGAGGGAGGCCCAGCGAACGCGCGCCGAGAAGGAAAGCTACTTCAAGGGCCAATTGCAGAATGCAATGTCGGCGCGCGACGCTTCGAATCGCCTCATCGATGCCCTGGCGCATGAATCACGAACTCCATTGACTGTCGTCCAAGAATACTGCTCCTTGGTTCGCGACGGACTGGCCGGGCCGGTAACGGATGAGCAGCGGCAATATCTCGGCATCGCGATGAGCCGTGTCGCCGATCTTGGCTGTCTGCTGAACGATTTCGTCGACGCATCGTGGCTCGACTCGGGCACCCATCGGCTGCGGCCGAAGCCGGTTCGCTTAGTGGAGGTGGTCGACCGTTTGGAGGCGGCCTTGCTCCCCAAGGCGACGGCCGGGCATGTGAGGATCGAATTTCGCGTGTCGCGCGACATGCCCGACGTCTATTGCGATCCCGAACTGATCGGCCGCGTGATCGCGAGCCTCGCCGGGCACGCAATTCGATCTGCTTGCGAGGAGGGGGTCGTGCGAATTTGGGCCGAGGCGATGCCGGACCAGCGGCAGGTGATCGTGGCCGTCGCCAATCTGCCGACCGGGGCGGGCGCGGAGAATCGCGGACTGATTCCGCCGCCGTCTGGAATCGTTTCCGAGGGTGACGCAGGGCAAGTCGCACCCACGTGCTTCAGCATCGCGATGGCCAAAACGCTGGTTCGGGCAAGTCTTTCCGAACTCCGCATGCAGCGCAATGGCGACCAGGCGGCGGCTTATTACTTCGCCTTGCCCGAGGCTGATCCGGAAGCGGTGACGGCCTGTTATATCCGCAATCGAAACAGGGGCGATGGCGGCCTGGCGGCGGTCGCGATCATCCTGGTGTCACTCGACGAAGATGCCGGAAACACGGCGTCGGACGGCCTCGACGAGCTATTATTCAACACGATCGTCGGTAGCGACCTCGTGTTCCGATTGGAAGCGTGCCAGTGGATATTGGTCGTCGATGCGACGTCTCAGGAGCCGCAGGCGATCGCCGACCGCGTGCGCGAGGCTTGGCTCCAATCCTATTGCGGCCGGGCAAAGCAGCCGCCCGAGATTCTCCTTCAAGTTAAGGCAACCTATCACATCCCCACGAAGGCCGACGAAACAACCATGGCTACCGACGAGCATGCTTTTTCCTTGACACCGCGCGAGCCGAGCAAGCCCTGCATTCTTTTGGTCGATGATGATCGTTCGATCGTCGATGCGCTGCGGATTCGACTGTCCCTTTCCGGCTATGAAGTACTCACGGCGCACGATGGGATGCAAGGCCTGTTCTTGGCATCGGAACGCCGTCCCAGCTTGATTCTGCTCGACATTCGCATGCCAGTGATGGATGGCCTGACGATGTTGACGCGCATGCGGGACAGCGAGACAACCCGGCACATCCCCGTCGTAATCCTGTCGGCCAGCCACGACGATCGTCAACGGGCGCTCGAATTGGGGGCCTATTTCTTCCTGGAAAAGCCCTATGATCCAAACGTTTTGAAGATCATGATCGCCTCGATTCTGCGATCGCCGGTGTCACGACAAGCGCGTGTCGCGCCGCCCGCCGTCGCCGCCCGACCGGGAGTTCGCGAATCGCGATCGCCGGCCTGA
- a CDS encoding response regulator: MNSKTILVADDDPALVQVLELRCRALGFDVRVAHSGLAALKSACQQPPDLICLDVDMPGGNGFSACELLAGEPQLSHVPIIILTGKTDGETIRRCHNLCAYYVPKCADVWARIAPLLQELLDQQPFAVAE; encoded by the coding sequence ATGAATAGCAAGACAATCCTCGTGGCTGACGATGATCCGGCACTCGTGCAAGTGCTCGAATTGCGATGCCGGGCGCTGGGGTTCGATGTTCGCGTCGCGCACAGTGGTTTGGCGGCGCTGAAATCGGCATGTCAGCAACCGCCCGATTTGATTTGTTTGGATGTCGATATGCCGGGCGGCAATGGCTTTAGCGCCTGCGAGTTGCTGGCCGGGGAACCTCAACTGTCGCACGTTCCGATTATCATCCTCACCGGTAAGACCGACGGCGAAACGATCCGTCGATGTCACAACCTGTGCGCCTACTATGTTCCCAAATGCGCCGACGTGTGGGCCCGTATCGCGCCGCTCTTGCAAGAATTGCTCGATCAGCAGCCGTTTGCCGTGGCAGAGTAG